ATTTCTCAATTATCTGGGTAATAAATTTTTCAGTTTTATTTTTACATGGATTCTGGGGCAGAGGATAAATGACACTCTTTGCGGGACAAAAGTTCTTTTTAAAAAAGATTACGAGAGAATTAAAGAAGGAAGGAAATATTTTGGTGAATTTGACCCATTCGGGGATTTTGATCTGCTTTTCGGCGCGGCGCGGTTGGGGCTCAAAATTACGGAACTGCCTGTGAGGTATCGGGCGAGAACATATGGTGACACAAAAATCAGCAGGTTTACCCATGGCTTGCTTTTGTTGAAGATGAGCATAATAGCGTTTATTAAATTTAAGCTTAAGGTGAATAACAATGCGGCAAAACGAAATTAAGCACGGCAAGGCGATTTCTTCAAACGCCGAGAATATATGGGGCTGGGCTTCCCCTGCGGGAAAGCTTCGCGCGGTGCGAAGAATTAAATTATTTATAGAAAAAGGCGCAATAGAAACAGGTAAAAATATTCTTGAAATAGGATGCGGAACGGGAATTTTTACCGCAGGGATGGCGTCAACAGGGGCTGATGTGACAGCCGTTGATATATCTCCGGAATTATTAAATATCGCGAATATGTATCATGCAGGGCAGAATATTAAATATTCGAAGGAAGATGCCGAAAAAATGAGTTTTGCCGGCGGCAAATTTGATGTTGTCATGGGAAATTCTGTTTTGCACCATCTGAATTTGTCTCTGGCGCTTCCGGAAATACACAGGGTCCTGAAAAAAGGGGGGCAGATACTTTTCAGTGAACCCAATATGCTCAATCCTCAGATAATGCTTCAGAAGAATTTCCCGCCGCTTAAAAAGATCATGGGGGATTCGCCGGATGAAACCGCTTTTTTCAGATGGGGTTTGCCGGGTATTTTGCGTAATTGCGGTTTCAGTTCTGTTGATGTTCAACCTTATGATTTTCTGCATCCGGCCATTCCCGGGTTTATGATAGGCGCAATGGAGAAATCGGCTCTGTTGGCCGAGAAGGTGCCGGTCATCCGCGAGATTTCCGGTTCTCTGTTTATTTATGCGCGAAAGCATTAAAAAATGAGCGGGCAAAAGGCAATCAGAAAGAATTCTTTCAACACGCTGCTGTTTCTTTTTGTTGTGCTGTTTTATGGCTTCTATCCTGTATGGTTTGTTCCTGCGATCCCAGCCGTATATCGGATGATTCTACTTAATATATTTGTCGGATTAATAGGGGGGATTATCTATTGGTGGCCCGGCTTAACGGATATTTCCGCGGATTTGATTTCTAGCCGTGATCACGCGGAATCACGAAAGTCAAACGTCGTCGCCGTAGGTATTTTTGTATTGGCTATAGTGGCACATCTCCCTTTTTGGATTTTGCCCGTTGTCACTGGAGATGATATGCAATCCCATATCTCGCCGGCGGCCACTGTTCTCGGCCACATGTATCGTTTTATTCCCCCGCTTGCTGTCACATTGATGGTTTTAGGAGCCGTTGTGTTTCTTTTTCTTTACGGACGGATAATTTTGCGGAAGTTACAAAAGTTTAATTTAATTTACTGGCTGCCAGTGTGCCTCTTAAATATATATGCCTTTTTCCTGATTAAAACCAATTTAGTAGAGACTGTGGGTATGTGGCAGTCTGTTTTCCGCTATCCGCCTGTGGCAAAATTAGTTTATTTGATGGGATATGCGCTTTTTGGGATAAATGAATTTGTGGGGAGAGGTATCCAGTTTGTATTTCTTGCGGGTACCGCGGTTTATGTGTTTAAAGCGGTTAAAGCGGTATCAGAACGGGCTGATTCCGATATCGTTTTGTTTCTGGCATTGTTTTTCCCGACTTTTTTTCATTTTAGTAATTATTCTGTGCTTGAGAATGGAACAGTTTTTTTCTTCGCGGCGATGTCATATCATTTTTTAAAGTCGCTGGAAGAGAATAGGCATATAAGTTGGGTTGTCCTCTGGCTTTCCATAGGGCTTCTCTACAAAAGGCTAACAATAGGGTTCGTACCTGTTATGCTGTTCTATCTTCTGTACAAATATTACAAAAATAAAGTCACTATTGGTTTTTTTAAAAAATATTTACATGCCTTGCTGGTGCCGGCGCTTATTGGATTACCGTTTACTGCCATGGGGGCTATTTTAAAAATCCGGAATGCCGCCAGTAAGTGGGACAATATATTTTATCCGGCCCAATTAGGACAAAATTTGATTGATTTGATCGGCACGCTGGGCCCGTTTTTATCAGCATTATTGTTTTTGTCAGTTGTTTGGTGTGTTTTTAAAAGAAAGAGATTTAACTTGTATTGGATTATGTTGATTTTGGGTTATTATCTGATGATAAGTTTGACACATGCGAATGGTTATATAAGGCATGCCCAACCCGTTTACCTGGGATTGTTTTATTTCTTTGCGGTTGCGGTAACAGACTTTATATACTGGGCAAAACAAAAAAACAAAAAGATATTAGTCATGGTCAGCCTTCTCTTAACTTCAGAATTGGTTTATAGTAATTTTTTCGCTGCTGACAGAGTGCAAAGAACGGTTTTGCGTAACAGGTTTGAAAATATCTATCCTTACGGCGAACTGATGGACTATTTGAAATTGCTTGTCCCTGAAAAGGGCGCGCTCAGGGTTTATGCCCCGGCGGAAGTTGAGCCCAGCCATTTTTATCTGGCTAAACACAAACTTACAGGGAAAATATTATGGGATAGAACAGCTCCCGCAAATATAAACAAAAAAGTCATCGTTGATAAAGCGGGGCAATACGATTATCTGTGTTTGCCGGAAATAGGTACTGTTTACAATAACTATAAGGACGTGATTATGGAGATTATTGATTCGGAAGAAATGAAACTCCTAAAAGTTTTTGATTATAAAGGCAACCGGATATTCCTTTTCAGGCCGCTGGATGCCGATGTGTATAAGGATAAAAATTGTTGAATAAACCGGTATTATGGATTTTGTTTACAGCGTTATTTTTACGCCTTTTGTTATTCGCTGTTATAATGTCAAATAATCAGGAAAGGTTTATGCAGCCGGACTCGTACGGCTATGTACAGATAGCAGAAAATATTGTTTCCCATAAAGTTTATAGCGGTTCTTATTCACAGCCATTTTTGCCGGAACACAGCAGGACTCCGGTATACCCTTTTTTTATAGCGATGCTTAAATTTTTTCATATGGGAGTTACAAGCGTGATTCTTTTTCAGATAATTTTATCGTCGCTGATTTGTTTTGGCGTTATTATGTCCGCTTATAAATTTAGCGGGCACAATTTAAAATCCGCATATGCGGCGGGTGTGTTTATGGCAATTGATATCCCCACTATAGTTCTTGCCAACTCCATTCTTGCCGAAACGCTTTTTACTTTTTTATTGTTTCTTTCAATTCTGTTATTTGTTTTCTATCTGGAAAAAAGAAAAATTGTTTTTTTGTTTATTTCAGCTATTTTAATGAGCTTGAGCGTGTTGTGCCGGCCCATTGCTTTTCTGCTGCCCGGAGTGTTGATCACTGCTCTTATTTTAAGAAAAGGTTTTGCTGTTAGAAAGCGAATTTTTGACACGATGCTGGTTTTAATTATGTGCTTTGCTGTTCTTTCTCCGTGGCTTATCCGCAACAAAATTGTTTTCGGCAACTTTTTTTTGAGTACTATCAGCTATGATAATTTGCTTTATTATCAAGCTGCCGGCGTAGTTGCCAAACAAAAAAAGATTTCAATTTCCGATGCAAGGGAAGAGCTTGAGCAGACGGTTAATAAGAAATTCGCCAAAGAGCCTGCGCTCAATATGTCTGCGCAAAATAGTTTTAAGAAAAAATTGGCTATTTCAATTATTAGCAGTCACCCGATTATTTACTTTCACAATTATGTCAAATCTGTATTCAAGATGATGGTTAAACCCATTAGAAGTGATTTGGATTTGATGATGGGTTTAAAAAGTGAGCCGTCTACATTGGAATCGTGGTACGTTGTTTCTCGGGGGTCTTTAATATCAGAATTTTTTCGCAAGACTTCAATTACAACAATTGTATTATGTTTTTTTCAAATGCTTTCGCTTGCTGTCCTGTACATGCTTTCTTTGATGGGCGTTTACAAAGTTTATTCAAAGCAGTTTTCTAAAATTCAAATATTTGTGCCAATAATTGTTTATTTTTGTATAATGTCCGGAGTGCCGGAGGTTTATGCCAGATTTAGAGTGCCTGTTATGCCTTTTTTGGCTGTATTGGCGGGCATTGGTGTTTTGGGTTTGAAGAAAGCAGACGGATAGGAGATATAATAAATGATCAAAATCGGCATTATAGGATGTGGATACTGGGGCCCGAATCTTGTGCGGAATTTCAGCAATATAGATGGTTGTATTGTTACCGCGCTTTCAGATATTAAAAAGAAGAATATGGATTTGTGCTCACAGAAACTGACCGGGGTAAAAAAATTTGCGGATTTCCGTAAAATGCTGAAGGGCAAAACTGTTGATGCTGTTGTTGTGGCTACAAATTTAGCGGCGCATTATGAAGTGGCCCGCGAAGTTTTAAACGCAGGAAAAGACATGCTTATTGAAAAACCGCTGACCGCGGATGCTGTTGAGGCGGCGGAATTGGTCAGAATAGCCGCGCAAAAGAAAGTAATACTTGCTGTGGGGCATACGTTTTTATTTAACAAGGGCATAGAAGAAATTAAAAAATATATTTCATCCCGAAAGCTGGGGAAGCTGCTGTATATGCATGCGGTACGCACAAATTTGGGGCCTATAAGAAGAGACACTAACGCTTTATGGGATTTGGCTACGCATGATGTGTCGATATTTCTTTATTTAGTCGGTGCAATGCCGCTATCTGTTTCCGCGACAGGCGGAGCTTTTATCAAAAAGGGCAGAGAAGATGTCGTTTTTGTGACATTAAATTTTCCCGGCGGTGTTATAGGCAATGTCTATGCTTCCTGGCTGGAACCGTCGAAGGTAAGGCGTTTAACCATAATTGGCGAC
The Candidatus Omnitrophota bacterium genome window above contains:
- a CDS encoding methyltransferase domain-containing protein; its protein translation is MRQNEIKHGKAISSNAENIWGWASPAGKLRAVRRIKLFIEKGAIETGKNILEIGCGTGIFTAGMASTGADVTAVDISPELLNIANMYHAGQNIKYSKEDAEKMSFAGGKFDVVMGNSVLHHLNLSLALPEIHRVLKKGGQILFSEPNMLNPQIMLQKNFPPLKKIMGDSPDETAFFRWGLPGILRNCGFSSVDVQPYDFLHPAIPGFMIGAMEKSALLAEKVPVIREISGSLFIYARKH
- a CDS encoding glycosyltransferase family 39 protein, producing MSGQKAIRKNSFNTLLFLFVVLFYGFYPVWFVPAIPAVYRMILLNIFVGLIGGIIYWWPGLTDISADLISSRDHAESRKSNVVAVGIFVLAIVAHLPFWILPVVTGDDMQSHISPAATVLGHMYRFIPPLAVTLMVLGAVVFLFLYGRIILRKLQKFNLIYWLPVCLLNIYAFFLIKTNLVETVGMWQSVFRYPPVAKLVYLMGYALFGINEFVGRGIQFVFLAGTAVYVFKAVKAVSERADSDIVLFLALFFPTFFHFSNYSVLENGTVFFFAAMSYHFLKSLEENRHISWVVLWLSIGLLYKRLTIGFVPVMLFYLLYKYYKNKVTIGFFKKYLHALLVPALIGLPFTAMGAILKIRNAASKWDNIFYPAQLGQNLIDLIGTLGPFLSALLFLSVVWCVFKRKRFNLYWIMLILGYYLMISLTHANGYIRHAQPVYLGLFYFFAVAVTDFIYWAKQKNKKILVMVSLLLTSELVYSNFFAADRVQRTVLRNRFENIYPYGELMDYLKLLVPEKGALRVYAPAEVEPSHFYLAKHKLTGKILWDRTAPANINKKVIVDKAGQYDYLCLPEIGTVYNNYKDVIMEIIDSEEMKLLKVFDYKGNRIFLFRPLDADVYKDKNC
- a CDS encoding glycosyltransferase family 39 protein — encoded protein: MNKPVLWILFTALFLRLLLFAVIMSNNQERFMQPDSYGYVQIAENIVSHKVYSGSYSQPFLPEHSRTPVYPFFIAMLKFFHMGVTSVILFQIILSSLICFGVIMSAYKFSGHNLKSAYAAGVFMAIDIPTIVLANSILAETLFTFLLFLSILLFVFYLEKRKIVFLFISAILMSLSVLCRPIAFLLPGVLITALILRKGFAVRKRIFDTMLVLIMCFAVLSPWLIRNKIVFGNFFLSTISYDNLLYYQAAGVVAKQKKISISDAREELEQTVNKKFAKEPALNMSAQNSFKKKLAISIISSHPIIYFHNYVKSVFKMMVKPIRSDLDLMMGLKSEPSTLESWYVVSRGSLISEFFRKTSITTIVLCFFQMLSLAVLYMLSLMGVYKVYSKQFSKIQIFVPIIVYFCIMSGVPEVYARFRVPVMPFLAVLAGIGVLGLKKADG
- a CDS encoding Gfo/Idh/MocA family oxidoreductase, with amino-acid sequence MIKIGIIGCGYWGPNLVRNFSNIDGCIVTALSDIKKKNMDLCSQKLTGVKKFADFRKMLKGKTVDAVVVATNLAAHYEVAREVLNAGKDMLIEKPLTADAVEAAELVRIAAQKKVILAVGHTFLFNKGIEEIKKYISSRKLGKLLYMHAVRTNLGPIRRDTNALWDLATHDVSIFLYLVGAMPLSVSATGGAFIKKGREDVVFVTLNFPGGVIGNVYASWLEPSKVRRLTIIGDKKMLIFDDIDNIEPIRIYDKSVVKDKKYDDFGEFQLILRDGDVTIPKIRLAEPLKNECQAFIESLKGNNKNISDGLFGLQVVRVLEAAQKSMKNGGVSMDVK